The genomic DNA ATCATATCTTAAATGGTCAATTTCATTATTAGGTCGTATTATGTGAATACCAGAGCAAACGTACCCACGGACGTCAGCGAATTTGCCGCCACAACAAACGATTTATCGATATAAAATCGGTACAAAAATACTTTGACACTGCAtcaaataatgataaatattaactagatttttattatatatctgtttcaaattttcaactaTACCATTACTGTGTTAATTGTTATGAATTTTGAGTAATCTAACCTATGTATCTTTCTACGCAAGTGCATTTATCCGGTTTTAgttggaaattttagttgcaTAAACATTAGATAAGAGAAATGTTTGGATGATCTTCTAAAACGATGGTACATTGTTTAACTATAAATATAACTAATACATTATATAATACTTTAGAAAATATGTTCAAAGTGTTATAAAATATTGGCTTTCGTCAAATATAGTAATGGAAAGATATAACTATCTGTTATTAATATCGGAAAGATATGAATAATATGACGGCAAATTGTAGTTTTATACTTCATAGTTACAgaatgtaaataattttgttttactaGTCTTTGGAAATTAGCCTCAAATACGTCACAGCGCATAGGGTGGCATAAATCAACCTCTAGCTGTGTTTACCCCATAAACGATGGTTTGTCTCGGGTGAGATCTTGTATCACTTGCAACATGGGAAAGGCCAAATGTTGTGGTACACCCAAGAACTTATCCATCTTGTCTTTTTGACCCTGAGCAAAATCAAATATGACCTTTATGCACTCCTGGTTTCGTCCACTCTGGATTGTGTACTTAAGCATAATGCAATTGGTTGCATCAACTGACCGACGGACTGATTTATCGAAAATAAATCTAGGCctttaaatcaaaatattctGTATGATTTCGTTATTTACTTTCTGTCTGGCACCATTATTCATTAATTTATATAGTCAATTAAAGTAGATGTCCCCAAACAAGGTATCACGAAGCGATCACactataaattaaaaaaatcaaaaaatattggtATATACCTCAGTCTGTTAATACTCTGACTTATAGGATTACGTTAATTTAACAATTCTATCATATATTGTAGATTCAATATACCAGAGGAGgttgtgaaaataaatatctttcaagCGTAAAGAACATCGAATTTTGATTTTGGCGTTTGTTTTTATCGAGACTCACGTAATTTTAGTCTAtaattttaatgattttatcataaaaatggCGTCAACTTCGATACAATTTGATGTATCTTATGATTCCTCATTTTGTGGTTAGTCTAATTGTTATTCAGAGCTTCAATATATCTgactttaaaaatatattttatatttgtgttgATTTAAATGCTTTTTAACAGTGACTTATCTCATGAGACCTGGATGTTTTTGGTTCAGGATCCCACAATCTGATCcttttatgtttattttcttTGCTGCTTGAATGAGCATAAGCACTTGTTCAAAATTATGTGCAAATCATGTATACATCCGTTCTACATTATGACTTGTTTGCGCAAAATTTATCGAAAAATGGTTCACCACACACAGTTTTAAAGATTTGACAAAATTTAGCCAGTATTTTGTAAATTCTTGTCAAAACGTGgtaaaatttcttcaaataacGTAATTTGGTCAAAAAAAAATCGTAAGGTTAGTGATGCAGACCGGATCACTGTTCTTGGTGCAACACTGTTCTTGGTGCAaatgtggaaaaataaatttttactttatttgtgAACTGTGAATTCGTGAGATTATAAATGGACTTGTCACAAAATCCGTCATGTGAATATTATGCGCAGGTAATTTTTTCACTGAAGTGGATTACATTTACTAAATAGAAAACTTGTGGAAAAATCGAAAATGACATCTTTGTTAGCGTACAAAATAGGTTTAGTAGCAATACAGAATTATGGTAAAATATCAagaaatttttgtattgttaatCACAATTCTGGATTAAATTGCAATTGCAAGTAAAATTTGATTAAACGACTTCTCGGATGCTAATCACATATATATCAGCACTGTGGACAAGTAAAAATGccataatattgaaattttgtcTGTTTCTAGACTGACAGCAAAGGGACAACTACGGGAAATCAAACCGGTTGACCCAGAAGCTATATTTCTGGCAGGAGACACTAAAGATGAAGTGTATATGTGGAGTGAAAATGGATACTATACAGCACCGTCTAACGGATACGAAAGAATAGATTTAAGCCCAAAGCCTGATACTGATTCAACGCCGTCTCGAGGTAGCTATTTAAAAAAACAGGAATAATTTATATCTTTTACTAATACCAAATATATATCCTGCAATCAGTTTTGaaactattttaatattatagGTCAAAGACTTAAAAAAGACGCGGAGTCGAGAAATACGAATTCAGAATCGCCTAAAACTGGAATATCAAGGGGTGATACTGGAAATCCAATACCTCATATACATCAAAACACAGATGGGACTGCTCAAGGCGTCTATGGGGTAAGTTGATCAATACGGGAAGGATGTATTCATTGCGTTGCACTTTCAATGATTTATAAGTATAAAACGTTTTCTTGGTTCACCTTTGCGGGGGATATTATAAAAGTATGGCAAATTAATACAGTATTTGAAACATAGAAACTGAAACCCTTCAATAATTCACACGAAACTAGTCATAACTTATTTGAATAGGCTTTATTCATCAGATCATAAATAGTATTTTTtcctaattcaatttttttttggcgAATAACTTGTTAGTTGTTTTGAGTGATGAATATTTGAATGCCAAAGCAAACACCCTCCTGATATTCATTGCAGAATACAGATATGAAACCGACAACTGGACAAAGACCAGATCCCCACACACGTCTCACTCCATCTTACACCAGAAGACATGCAGGACCACACCCCGGATATCGCAATTTAAGGGTATCTCAGTATCCAAGACGCCCTTATCAAGTTCCGCAGTTCAGGTACCCACCAGGAATGTACAGATACGGAAGAGACGGACTGAGAATGATAGCTTCGTCGCAAGGACCGCGTGTTACAAATGGAAACCGACAAGCTTATAGAATGTTTGATCAAGCGATATCCCCACCGGTACAATCCGTTAATATTGATGGCATAGTTTCAAGCAAAGATGGCTCGCAACCTGCTTACGAGCGTTATCGTCAAATATCTCAGCAGCAGCGACCAGCGACTGGAAATCCAGATCTCCACCAAAGATCTAGACAAGGACCAAACTATCGGACTTCATCGAGCAGTCGTAATACTGAAATATTGGATGTTAATATTTACCAACAAAAGAGAATGGAGTATGCGAGAAAACGAGACGTAAACGGCCGAAGCAATCCGATTATGCATGCAGTCCATTCTGGAAAACACATACAAGAACGAGAGAGATCGCTTGCCCTGGAAGTCCCGGCAGAATCCAAAACAGAAAACAATGCCGAGTCAGGAGATATTGAAATCAAACCTCTGTTTAGGTCTGAAGACATCCCATCTACCATGACATTTATGGGCGTGGACGATAATGGGCACGCCTATGTAAAGGTAAACGAAGAAATAGATGCCTCATCGTTTTCAGCGGCTCTTCGTTCCGACGCAGGATCTCGCGCAACTGATTTACCCCCAATGGTGCCATCGGCAGATATAAACCGGAAGAAATCGAAAAAGAAGTGTGACGAGATTAAATTGACCAGGAAACAAAGAAAGTTATGCAAGAGAGATCCTGGCCTCCCTCAAGTTCTACACGAAGCTACGGCAACATCAGTGGCAGAATGTCAGCATCAGTTTCGATTTGAACGTTGGAATTGTTCAACTGGGAATACGAGAATACATTTACTTTCTAAAGGTATTATATTCATGCTTAAGTTATGTCAAATATATCTTGAACAAATTGTGATTAAGTGTCGTTAATTACGAAATAATACTTTTATCACGTTCCCATTTTGGAATAACCTAGCTGCAATAAAACACTTCATATCATTTCAAATGATTTAATGTGACGTTATAGTGTAGCGTTAGTTACTAATACATCgctcttatttattttaaattcatattCACGGACAAATAGATATAACGTTGTAATGTCTGACGACTGTCacgttttaatttgaaaatcgGCATTGATCCGTAATTGGTCAAATTGTTTTTTTGGTGCCCAAAGTTTCTTATTGTTTCGAACTCTAACTAGTTCATCAGTCTTTGGATCGCTGAGAAATGTTTGGGCAAAAGTTGTTCTCATGACgtgactattttttttttaagaaatttgtAAGGAGTGCTGTTAATTTTTATCTTTTCATCTTGCTTTTTCATCTGAAATCGgttttgttttagttgaaatTTTCCCTTATTCAAATTATGCCGATTGGTTGAAGATTCATATTTAAGGACCTTTGTTTAATCAGCTAGGATTATGTCTACATTATTAACACactattcaaaatcaaaatgcGAACACACCTAGAATAGTTTATTTCGCTTTCCACTTGGCGCGTTCAGAAGTAGTGCTTCGCATCTGGACATCTTTGCGATTATCATATTTCAAACGTTAACGTCACATATGTATCATGTATAAAAAAGTTCTTTATTTTGAGTTAATTAACTATTATAGATGAGCTTCATCTCCAATATAAATCTATCATCCTTGTTTAAATAGTAAAATACTAGACCATATTATTAGCAAACACGCCACATGAGACGACATAATTGTGTGTTCAGTCAGCCGCTGATCGATGAAGACGTCTGGCACGTCGGATACCCTGGGAACTAAGGATATATTCTCACGCAGTTTGTTCAAGTTTACGGTCCGATACGTCGATTACGTAATTTGTTCCGGAAAATTTAAGCGTGTTGGGTGACTtctcaagtttttattttgtatgaaacaatttgaagttaaaattatcatttacaaatttaccaaaattattatattgtcCGATTCTTTATTTTCTCTGCTGCATTTCTTTTATTctcttttatatataaataaagccGAGAATTGCAATATAAATTTAACAGGAAATCGAATAAAATTGTCTTTTTAGGAGGTTTAAAAACGCCTCAAAAATTGATGTAACATATTTCACAGTCAGTTCCCACATAACAACATTAAAACCACATTTCAATTGTATTTCAGGTAACAAAGAAACTGCTTTCTTGTTTGCCATATCCTCAGCAGGACTTACACATTCAGTGGCTCGAGCTTGTGCTGAAGGATATTTAGAAAGATGTTCATGTGATGAAACTTATTCTGATCATGTAAATCAAGAAGCATGGATGTGGGGAGGGTAAATTATCTTATTTTATTCATCTACCTCGCTTTCTTGATTTCTTATGAATCACGGTAAAAATGTTTATTAGTACTGTATATATTCGGGTCGAATTAACATTattgttttgataaaataaattatttttacatatgtttattacattttttacagATGCGGTGATAATGTACACAGTGCATCAAAATTTGTCCGACAATTTCTTAAACCAAAATCAAGAAGCCGAGATATAAGGGCGGAAGTTGATAAACATAACAGCGACATGGGTATAAGGGTACGTTACTAATTCAATAAAATCACTTTTCGGATATCCAATGCGGTGCTTTACACAGGTATTTATACAAAATTCAAGGTTGTCTGGTAGGATATATTTCGAGTATGGTGAGGtagtttttctttaaaaaatctGTTATATGTGATGTCACACTCAAAGGAGACGACAACTAAAATTTCATGCGGTACTGAAAGCACACTAAATTATTACGGTGCATTACGCGTCAGTAAATGCCAAATGACACGAGACTTGATGACTTCCAATCAATACAATCAGGAAACAATTTTGGGGTAATCAATTCCTCATACATGAGACTGttagaaaaaaaacttttggcaATAAAAAATTCTTTGTCTATAAGTTACAACGAAAGTAAACGAATGAAGGCTCACATGTTGCGTTACGTATGCTCCATTTCTAACCGGACTTGTTGTTTAAAACGAATGACTCATGAACTATTACGCTaataataaataagtttcatttTCCGATGATGTTTGTTTCCTGATCAACTTTCGACTGAAGATTTGGTTAAGACCGTGATTTTCTTGTGGCTATTGTGGATTCAGAAATTGCCCATAATTTCGGACCTCCCGTGCGTAAATGTATTTAGATGACTTTGATTTGAATCTGGCCTCGACCTTTTTTAATCCTGTAAAAACAGCTCGTTTTGTATTCGCATTAATCCGCGTAAGTACCTTTGACAACAAAATAAGGTGTTGTGGAGCAAGAGTCGACCAAAAACTGTACTAAGTGCTGCTGTATAAAGTCAACCCGATTTGAAGGGCTAGTGCTAAATCTGAAAACAGACAGTGTTTATATCACAAAAAGCAGATAATAAAATAATGATCGAATAAGAACGGATCTCTCTATTTTGCAAAGCTAACGGCGCGACGCCCCAAGGGGATCATAAAGCTATTTACGACCTATCTTCCAAAAAGGACTTTCGAGCATCCTATCACGTCCTTTTGACTAGGTTAAAAAAAGAATCAAGTCTCCCTATTAGGGGATTATCCCTCATTTTGTGTTAAACCTGAAAATTGTGTAAGATGTATACTTTGTGACCCAAAAATGTTCCTTTtattataccaaatatttttgatgctTGAAAACAAAATGGCTTTAAGTGCGACATAAAGCCTATTTTCGAATCTAAATTACCAATAGGGCAACGCCACAAAATAGTATGCCTGTATTTTAAATTACTTTCCTACTGTGAGTAATTCTGAAAATAATTGGTAAGAATTATTTGGAATGATTATGTACTGTTTATTTTGTAGGTAGTGAGACAGAGTGTACAAAAAACGTGCAAATGTCATGGTGTTTCTGGATCTTGCACAACAAAAACTTGCTGGCGAAAGGTTGCTCCGTTTTATGAAATTGGACAAAAAATTAAGGAAGCTTATGATAGATCAGTGAAGGTAATATTAATCTTGTTTTTAACACCATTTTTAACACCATCTACAATTATACATATCTCTGCAAATTTGAGTTCAACTGTGTTTTTTAAACGGGTTACGCCAAGGAAATCGATTCAGAATTGTTCTGTTTATTATGTACACTCTGCAATGCTCGGATTGACGCAAAACCATCTGGCTCTTATGtgtcattaaatttatttttttgaaaaaagtattTATGAGATCACGACCCTACTTGATCGTTTACTTTGTTTTCGAATCGATGGTTTTTCAGGAGTGCATTTTTTTACTTTGTATGCATCAAATGCACAAGGCAATGTTTTCTTTAGCCAAGATATCTTTGTTTAAATATTCCTAATGTTAACCCCAGATGGGCTACCACATGTATCATGTAGGCTAACCAATTATTACCAATAAAATTAACTAGTTCAATTAGATGCAGCAGATAGGGAGAAATAACGGATATAATAAGATAAAATGGACGTATGCTTTGATCGTTGTCAAACACGTATGGAATTGTCAAATTTGAAACATACGACATAGTTATGAGTGACTTATTTCGTTGATGATGTACCCTTGTACCTATTAATGATCTAAGAAAGCTTTTCTATGTGTCATCGAATATCGAGATGCATTTTAATAGGGGGTGGGTGAATGTACAATCGTCCGCAAGCtgtgaaaatttgttttgctGAAAGTTTTTTCCACAAAACTGCAGAAAATGCATTGTGTTAATCGTTGTGCAAATTCTCGCTCGAGAGAGCGTGATGTGTATAGAAAGCCACCCCTCTTGAAAGAACAATCACTTTAATTGACAACACAAACAAGAAAAGCTTGCATCAGATTTGCCTCTTATGCGCCGCCATCAAATAAACATTGATTCTGCAAATATGGGTGGTTCTGTGCTGTTTACAAAAGCTAGATTGATGTTGTTTACTTGCATCTTTGCATC from Styela clava chromosome 12, kaStyClav1.hap1.2, whole genome shotgun sequence includes the following:
- the LOC120329663 gene encoding uncharacterized protein LOC120329663, translated to MRFFVWIYAFVASLVLQDTVAYFGLTAKGQLREIKPVDPEAIFLAGDTKDEVYMWSENGYYTAPSNGYERIDLSPKPDTDSTPSRGQRLKKDAESRNTNSESPKTGISRGDTGNPIPHIHQNTDGTAQGVYGNTDMKPTTGQRPDPHTRLTPSYTRRHAGPHPGYRNLRVSQYPRRPYQVPQFRYPPGMYRYGRDGLRMIASSQGPRVTNGNRQAYRMFDQAISPPVQSVNIDGIVSSKDGSQPAYERYRQISQQQRPATGNPDLHQRSRQGPNYRTSSSSRNTEILDVNIYQQKRMEYARKRDVNGRSNPIMHAVHSGKHIQERERSLALEVPAESKTENNAESGDIEIKPLFRSEDIPSTMTFMGVDDNGHAYVKVNEEIDASSFSAALRSDAGSRATDLPPMVPSADINRKKSKKKCDEIKLTRKQRKLCKRDPGLPQVLHEATATSVAECQHQFRFERWNCSTGNTRIHLLSKGNKETAFLFAISSAGLTHSVARACAEGYLERCSCDETYSDHVNQEAWMWGGCGDNVHSASKFVRQFLKPKSRSRDIRAEVDKHNSDMGIRVVRQSVQKTCKCHGVSGSCTTKTCWRKVAPFYEIGQKIKEAYDRSVKVGSINSADGKPKLIRLRRSRRNRPELRPSVSNSTNVSAMFDTTSTSDISGDSGNISRVGRPRLRVERRRIDIGGVRENPRSNELVYLEKSPQYCRRTRFSLGTKGRLCDKNTNCDKICCGRGYTTHIRIVRRSCQCEVRWCCYVECKTCTEKREIHTCK